From a single Azospirillaceae bacterium genomic region:
- a CDS encoding inorganic phosphate transporter yields the protein MAHLDAVQSPLVQSPIAAHAAGPAARLGSLALLAVLAVGLGYVAVNVAGDLRGLGTGSALPFLLLGVALLIALGFEFVNGFHDTANAVATVIYTHSLPAHAAVVLSGLCNFAGVLVSTGAVAYGIVSLLPVELILRVGSNVGFAMVFALLISAVLWNLGTWALGLPSSSSHTLIGSIIGVGLMNQLMAAPGAAASGVDWGQAGKIIQTLLISPVVGFVCAALLLVLMRATIKDKALFQAPKGKTPPPSWIRGLLVLTCSGVSFAHGSNDGQKGMGLIMLILIGTMPTAYGLNRAITAADTPAYIATFDRAGDVLSHHVEHTPADPRVAVEDYVRTGTLTSTTLGGLRELTASIADQLRFSGALSGVAPGQMRNDMYLSAEALRRLQKQGGPILNEDERGALRDLLGRYDHATRFIPTWVKVGVAIALGLGTMVGWRRTVVTVGEKIGKQHLTYGQGASAQLVAMATIGAADAFGLPVSTTHVLSSGVAGTMAANGSGLQWATVRNMAMAWVLTLPASIALAGSLFWLFRHLF from the coding sequence ATGGCGCATCTTGATGCGGTCCAATCCCCGCTGGTCCAAAGCCCGATCGCGGCCCATGCCGCCGGCCCCGCCGCCCGGCTGGGGTCCCTGGCGCTGCTGGCCGTGCTGGCGGTGGGCCTGGGGTATGTCGCGGTCAACGTGGCGGGGGATTTGCGCGGCCTGGGCACCGGCTCGGCGCTGCCCTTCCTGCTGCTGGGCGTGGCGCTGCTGATCGCGCTGGGGTTTGAATTCGTCAACGGCTTCCACGACACCGCCAACGCCGTGGCGACCGTCATCTACACCCATTCCCTGCCGGCGCATGCGGCGGTGGTGCTGTCGGGCCTGTGCAACTTCGCCGGCGTGCTGGTGTCCACCGGTGCCGTCGCCTACGGCATCGTCTCGCTGTTGCCGGTGGAACTGATCCTGCGGGTGGGCAGCAATGTCGGCTTCGCCATGGTGTTCGCCCTGCTGATCTCCGCCGTGCTGTGGAATTTGGGCACCTGGGCCCTGGGCCTGCCGTCCTCCAGTTCCCACACCCTGATCGGGTCCATCATCGGCGTCGGCCTGATGAACCAGCTGATGGCCGCCCCGGGGGCCGCCGCCAGCGGCGTGGACTGGGGCCAGGCCGGCAAGATCATCCAGACGCTGCTGATCTCCCCCGTCGTCGGGTTCGTCTGCGCGGCCCTGCTGCTGGTCCTGATGCGCGCGACCATCAAGGACAAGGCGCTGTTCCAGGCGCCCAAGGGCAAGACGCCGCCGCCCTCCTGGATCCGCGGCCTGCTGGTGCTGACCTGTTCCGGCGTCAGTTTTGCCCATGGGTCCAACGACGGGCAGAAGGGCATGGGCCTGATCATGCTGATCCTGATCGGCACCATGCCCACGGCCTACGGCCTCAACCGCGCCATCACCGCCGCCGACACGCCGGCCTACATCGCCACCTTCGACCGCGCCGGCGATGTGCTGAGCCACCATGTGGAACACACGCCCGCCGACCCGCGCGTGGCGGTGGAGGATTATGTCCGCACCGGCACCCTGACCAGCACGACCCTGGGCGGCTTGCGCGAACTGACGGCCAGCATCGCCGACCAGCTGCGCTTCTCCGGCGCCCTGTCCGGCGTGGCCCCGGGCCAGATGCGCAACGACATGTATCTGTCGGCGGAGGCGTTGCGTCGCCTGCAGAAACAGGGCGGCCCCATCCTGAATGAGGATGAGCGCGGGGCGCTGAGGGATCTGCTGGGCCGCTACGACCATGCCACCCGCTTCATCCCCACCTGGGTGAAGGTCGGTGTCGCCATCGCCCTGGGCCTGGGCACCATGGTGGGCTGGCGCCGCACCGTGGTGACGGTGGGCGAGAAGATCGGCAAGCAGCACCTGACCTACGGCCAGGGCGCGTCGGCCCAGCTGGTCGCCATGGCCACCATCGGTGCGGCCGACGCCTTCGGCCTGCCGGTCAGCACCACCCACGTGCTGTCGTCCGGCGTGGCCGGCACCATGGCGGCCAACGGCTCGGGCCTGCAATGGGCCACGGTGCGCAACATGGCCATGGCCTGGGTGCTGACCCTGCCGGCCTCCATCGCCCTGGCCGGCAGCCTGTTCTGGCTGTTCCGCCACCTGTTCTGA
- a CDS encoding HAD hydrolase-like protein encodes MIKAIIFDLDNCLSAADAIGPGLMDPVFQAIRATNAGTLDGAALLAAFADIWRLPLNVVAAVHGFTPAMRDAAWAATGDVVVTGPMAAYDDIGLLPAFDLPLFLVTTGFRRLQDSKIAAMGIAPHFREIHVDAIDQPGHRGKEAIFRDLMTRHGLDPAAVLVVGDNPEAELAAGRCLGAPTVQTLRDGVVWDGRTDHHVRGLADLRRLVAVFNG; translated from the coding sequence ATGATCAAGGCCATCATCTTCGACCTGGATAACTGCCTCAGCGCCGCCGACGCCATCGGGCCCGGCCTGATGGACCCCGTGTTCCAGGCCATCCGCGCCACCAACGCCGGCACCTTGGACGGGGCGGCCTTGCTGGCCGCCTTTGCCGACATCTGGCGCCTGCCGCTGAACGTGGTGGCGGCGGTGCATGGCTTCACCCCGGCCATGCGCGACGCCGCCTGGGCCGCCACCGGCGACGTGGTGGTGACGGGGCCCATGGCGGCCTACGACGATATCGGCCTGCTGCCCGCCTTCGACCTGCCGCTGTTCCTGGTCACCACCGGTTTCCGGCGCTTGCAGGACAGCAAGATCGCCGCCATGGGCATCGCCCCCCATTTCCGCGAAATCCATGTCGATGCCATCGACCAGCCGGGCCATCGGGGCAAGGAGGCGATCTTCCGTGACCTGATGACCCGCCACGGGCTGGACCCCGCCGCCGTGCTGGTGGTGGGCGACAATCCCGAGGCGGAACTGGCCGCCGGCCGCTGCCTGGGCGCGCCCACCGTCCAGACCCTGCGCGACGGCGTGGTGTGGGACGGCCGAACGGATCACCACGTCCGGGGTCTGGCCGACCTGCGGCGGCTGGTCGCGGTTTTCAATGGTTAA
- a CDS encoding inorganic phosphate transporter: protein MAHAEAVHSPVATSGGPAARYGTLAFLVLMAVGLGYMAVNLIGDLSGVDTRSALPFVLLGVALLIALGFEFVNGFHDTANAVATVIYTHSLPANVAVMWSGLCNFAGVLFSTGAVAFGIVSLLPVELILQVGSDAGFAMVFALLIAAILWNLGTWYLGLPSSSSHTLIGSIIGVGLMNQMMATSGTATSGVDWGQATKIIQTLLISPVIGFVCSAALLVLMRTVIKDKALFKAPEGNKAPPSWIRGLLVLTCSGVSFAHGSNDGQKGMGLIMLILIGTVPTAYALNRAVTIHDTPAYIATFDHAGDVLSHYVKETPADPRAAVEDFVRTRTMTDSTMGGVHDLTASIADQIRAYGSLDQVPQENVRNVRNDMYLSAEALRQIQKKGDLIQAADQPVLKELLGRYDNATRFIPTWVKVGVAIALGLGTMVGWKRIVVTVGEKIGKDHLTYGQGASAELVAMATIGAADAFGLPVSTTHVLSSGVAGTMAANGSGLQWATVRNMAMAWVLTLPVSIVLAGSLFWLFRHVF, encoded by the coding sequence ATGGCCCATGCGGAAGCCGTGCATTCACCCGTCGCAACCTCCGGCGGACCGGCCGCGCGTTATGGGACGTTGGCGTTCCTGGTCCTGATGGCCGTCGGCCTGGGCTATATGGCGGTCAACCTGATCGGTGACCTCAGCGGGGTCGACACCCGATCCGCCCTGCCGTTCGTCCTGCTGGGCGTGGCGCTGCTGATCGCGCTGGGCTTTGAATTCGTCAACGGCTTCCACGACACGGCCAACGCCGTGGCGACGGTGATCTACACCCACTCCCTGCCGGCCAACGTGGCGGTGATGTGGTCGGGCCTGTGCAACTTCGCCGGCGTGCTGTTCTCCACCGGCGCGGTGGCCTTCGGCATCGTCTCGCTGCTGCCGGTCGAACTGATCCTGCAGGTCGGCAGCGACGCCGGCTTCGCCATGGTGTTCGCCCTGCTGATCGCCGCCATCCTGTGGAACCTGGGCACCTGGTACCTGGGCCTGCCGTCCTCCAGTTCCCACACCCTGATCGGTTCCATCATCGGCGTCGGCCTGATGAACCAGATGATGGCGACCAGCGGCACCGCCACCAGCGGCGTTGACTGGGGCCAGGCGACCAAGATCATCCAGACCCTGCTGATCTCCCCCGTCATCGGCTTCGTCTGCTCCGCCGCCCTGCTGGTCCTGATGCGCACGGTGATCAAGGACAAGGCCCTGTTCAAGGCGCCGGAGGGCAACAAGGCGCCGCCTTCCTGGATCCGCGGCCTGCTGGTGCTCACCTGCTCCGGCGTCAGCTTCGCCCACGGCTCCAACGACGGGCAGAAGGGCATGGGCCTGATCATGCTGATCCTGATCGGCACGGTGCCCACCGCCTACGCCCTCAACCGTGCCGTCACCATCCACGACACCCCCGCCTACATCGCCACCTTCGACCATGCCGGCGACGTGCTGAGCCACTACGTCAAGGAGACGCCGGCCGACCCCCGCGCGGCGGTGGAGGATTTCGTCCGCACCCGCACCATGACCGACAGCACCATGGGCGGCGTCCATGACCTGACGGCCAGCATCGCCGACCAGATCCGCGCCTATGGCTCCCTGGACCAGGTGCCGCAGGAAAACGTGCGCAACGTCCGCAACGACATGTACCTGTCGGCCGAGGCCCTGCGCCAAATCCAGAAGAAGGGCGACCTGATCCAGGCCGCCGACCAGCCGGTGCTGAAGGAACTGCTGGGCCGCTACGACAACGCCACCCGCTTCATCCCCACCTGGGTGAAGGTCGGCGTCGCCATCGCCCTGGGCCTGGGCACCATGGTGGGCTGGAAGCGCATCGTGGTGACGGTGGGTGAGAAGATCGGCAAGGACCACCTGACCTACGGCCAGGGCGCCTCGGCCGAACTGGTGGCCATGGCCACCATCGGTGCGGCCGACGCCTTCGGCCTGCCGGTCAGCACCACCCACGTGCTGTCATCGGGCGTGGCCGGCACCATGGCGGCCAACGGCTCCGGCCTGCAATGGGCCACCGTGCGCAACATGGCCATGGCCTGGGTGCTGACCCTGCCGGTGTCCATCGTCCTGGCCGGCAGCCTGTTCTGGTTGTTCCGCCACGTGTTCTGA
- the ltrA gene encoding group II intron reverse transcriptase/maturase, producing the protein MENTGSGLLLAALTRENLQRAWRRVRSNKGAAGVDGLDIDQTAAHLRTVWPAIRSQVLSGTYRPWPVRRVAIPKPDGGERELGIPTVTDRLIQQALLQVLQPLLDPSFSEYSYGFRPGRGAHDAVLKAQSYVQSGRRVVVDVDLEKFFDRVNHDILIDRLWKRIGDAGIVRLIRSYLDSGIMVGGVVQARERGTPQGGPLSPLLANVLLDEVDRELERRGHRFVRYADDANVYVRSRKAGERVMALLRRLYGRLRLSVNETKSAVTSVFGRKFLGYGFWVAPGGVIKRRVADKPLATFKHRIRQLTRRSGGNSVQEVVMRLRSYVLGWKAYFRLAQTPRVWNDLDKWMRHRLRAIQLKHWKRGTTIYRELKALGAKPKVLHQVAANSRRWWRNSGMALNAVLSLQWADALGMPRLS; encoded by the coding sequence ATGGAAAACACGGGGTCAGGGCTGCTGCTGGCGGCCCTGACGCGAGAGAACCTGCAACGGGCTTGGCGACGGGTGCGGTCCAACAAGGGCGCGGCGGGGGTTGACGGTCTGGACATTGACCAGACGGCGGCCCATCTGCGCACGGTGTGGCCCGCGATCCGGAGCCAGGTGTTGTCGGGGACGTACCGGCCTTGGCCGGTACGACGGGTGGCGATCCCGAAGCCGGACGGTGGCGAGCGTGAACTCGGCATCCCGACGGTGACGGATCGCCTGATCCAGCAGGCGCTGCTGCAGGTGTTGCAGCCGCTCCTTGATCCGAGCTTCAGCGAGTACAGCTACGGCTTCCGTCCGGGGCGAGGGGCGCACGACGCGGTGCTGAAGGCACAGTCGTACGTCCAGTCGGGCCGGCGGGTTGTGGTTGACGTGGACCTGGAGAAGTTCTTCGACCGGGTGAACCACGACATCCTGATCGACCGTCTCTGGAAGCGCATTGGGGATGCCGGCATCGTCCGGCTGATCCGGTCGTACCTGGACAGCGGGATCATGGTGGGGGGCGTGGTCCAGGCACGGGAGAGGGGGACGCCGCAGGGCGGCCCGCTGTCGCCGCTGCTGGCCAACGTCTTGCTCGACGAGGTGGACCGGGAACTGGAGCGCCGGGGTCATCGCTTCGTGCGCTACGCTGACGATGCGAACGTTTACGTTCGCAGCCGGAAGGCGGGTGAACGGGTGATGGCGCTGTTGCGGCGGCTCTACGGCCGACTGCGTCTCTCGGTCAACGAGACCAAGAGCGCGGTGACCAGCGTGTTCGGCCGCAAGTTCCTGGGCTACGGCTTCTGGGTGGCGCCCGGTGGCGTCATCAAGCGGCGGGTTGCCGACAAGCCGCTGGCGACCTTCAAGCATCGCATCCGGCAGCTGACCCGCCGTTCCGGCGGGAACAGTGTGCAGGAGGTGGTGATGCGCCTGCGTTCCTATGTTCTGGGATGGAAGGCCTACTTCCGCCTGGCGCAGACACCCCGGGTCTGGAACGACCTGGACAAGTGGATGCGCCATCGGCTGCGGGCCATCCAGCTCAAGCATTGGAAACGGGGCACGACCATCTACAGGGAACTGAAAGCACTCGGGGCCAAACCCAAGGTGCTCCATCAGGTGGCGGCCAATAGCCGCCGCTGGTGGCGCAACAGCGGGATGGCCCTCAATGCCGTCCTCTCCCTGCAATGGGCGGACGCCCTGGGAATGCCCCGTCTCTCTTGA